CGGCGCGCGCGGCAACCACAAGACGTACAACCTCAACCGCGGTTCGTCCGGCACCGGCACGCTGTTCTCGCAGACCAGCGACACCTGGGGCAACGGCACCACGTCGAACGCCGCCACCGCGGGCGCCGACGCGCACTACGGCGCCGCGGCCACCTGGGACTTCTACAAGACGTCCTTCGGCCGCAGCGGCATCAAGAACGACGGCGTGGGCGCGTACTCGCGGGTGCACTACGGCAACGCGTACGTGAACGCGTTCTGGGACGACAACTGCTTCTGCATGACGTACGGCGACGGCTCCGGCAACGCCAATCCGCTGACCTCCCTCGACGTCGCCGGGCACGAGATGAGCCACGGCGTCACCTCCGTCACCGCCAAGCTGAACTACAGCAACGAGGCCGGCGGCCTCAACGAGGGGACCTCGGACATCTTCGGCACGGGGGTGGAGTTCTTCGCGGCCAACTCCTCCGACGTGGGCGACTACCTCATCGGCGAGAAGATCAACATCAACGGCAACGGCACCCCGCTGCGCTACATGGACAAGCCCAGCAAGGACGGCGCGTCCCGGGACAACTGGTCGTCCAGCGTGGGCGGCCTCGACCCGCACTACTCGTCCGGCCCCGCCAACCACTTCTTCTACCTGCTGAGCGAGGGCAGCGGCGCCAAGGTCATCAACGGCGTCAGCTACAACTCGCCCACCGCGGACGGGCTTCCGGTCACCGGCATAGGCCGCGACAAGGCACTGCAGATCTGGTACCGCGCACTGACGACGAAGTTCACCTCCAACACGACCTACGCGGGCGCCCGCACCGGCACCCTCGCGGCGACGGGTGAGCTGTACGGCACCACCTCCGCCGAGTACAAGGCGGTGCAGGACGCGTGGGCGGGCATCGCGGTGGGCGCGCGTTCGGGCGGCGGCGGGGGTGGCGGCACCTCCTTCGAGAACACGGCCGACGTATCGATTCCGGACAACGGAGCGGCGGTCAACTCGTCGATCACCGTCTCCGGCCGCACCGGCAACGCGCCGTCGAACCTCGCGGTGGCGGTCGACATCGTGCACACCTACATCGGCGACCTCCGGGTGCAGCTGATCGCCCCCGACGGCACCGCCTACACGCTGAAGGCGTACGGCACCGGCGGCAGCACGGACAACCTCAACACCACGTACACGGTCGACGCCTCGTCCGAGGTAGCCAACGGTGTCTGGCAGTTGAGGGTCCAGGACAACGCGGCCCAGGACACCGGCTACATCAACAGCTGGAAGCTCACCTTCCCGTAGGCCGCGGGGCCCGCACGGGCCACGCGAAGCAGCCTGACAGGCACCGCACAGGGCGCCGCCCCGGAGGCACCACCTCCCCGGGGCGGCGTCCCCTTTTTGCCCTCCCCT
The window above is part of the Streptomyces sp. NBC_00425 genome. Proteins encoded here:
- a CDS encoding M4 family metallopeptidase, yielding MSSSPSRRRTPHSPSRRAAAVALVGVSALIAAAVQSGAANAAPEKAPQAAGKADPAHTALALSPSQRTELIRAAEASRAQTAAALGLGSQEKLAVKDVVKDADGTLHTRYERTYAGLPVLGGDLIVDTAASGAAKGVIKATNATIKVPGLSPSVTAAAAEQQAVKRAKALGSTSSTADSAPRKVIWAASGKPALAYETVVGGFQDDGTPNQLHVITDAATGAKLFEYQGVSTGVGNTQYSGQVTLGTTQSGSNFTLNDGARGNHKTYNLNRGSSGTGTLFSQTSDTWGNGTTSNAATAGADAHYGAAATWDFYKTSFGRSGIKNDGVGAYSRVHYGNAYVNAFWDDNCFCMTYGDGSGNANPLTSLDVAGHEMSHGVTSVTAKLNYSNEAGGLNEGTSDIFGTGVEFFAANSSDVGDYLIGEKININGNGTPLRYMDKPSKDGASRDNWSSSVGGLDPHYSSGPANHFFYLLSEGSGAKVINGVSYNSPTADGLPVTGIGRDKALQIWYRALTTKFTSNTTYAGARTGTLAATGELYGTTSAEYKAVQDAWAGIAVGARSGGGGGGGTSFENTADVSIPDNGAAVNSSITVSGRTGNAPSNLAVAVDIVHTYIGDLRVQLIAPDGTAYTLKAYGTGGSTDNLNTTYTVDASSEVANGVWQLRVQDNAAQDTGYINSWKLTFP